In Armatimonadota bacterium, the genomic stretch TGAACTAAACCTTTGCTGGTTCCGACTTCGAGCATGTCTTGAATTTCCTTGCCGGTCAGATCGATCACTACCAAAGTGTTTCCAAAAGGCTGAACGGAGATCACCTCGCCGTAGGTGATTTCTCCCGGCTCGATTGGGGCGCGCACTCCGCCCCGATTCATGAATGCCGCCACAGCACCGGCTTTCTTCATTGCCGCGAGCTGGGCGTCCGCAATCACGCTGCCAATAGGAAGTTCTGGAGTCGAGCCTCGGTCGAGCCCGTTCTGGGTGAACCCAACAGGCTGGCTCTGAAGCGCTTCGATAGGCTTGCGCAGAGCAACAATCGCCGACTTGACCATTTGGTCTTCTGGAACGGTGCTGTCAACAACAATCGGAGCTCCATCGCGCGTGCCGACAACTTTGCCGCTCGCATCAAAATCGACCTTGATTCGGCCGAGGAGCTTTGCCCACTCCCAGGCTTGGACGATCACGGTATTGCCAACAAGCGTTGGGTACGGGCCGATCGGTGCCGGCAGGCCAGGAATCTGTGCATTACCAAGGTAAGAGTGCGAATGTCCGCCAACGATCATGTCGAGATCGGGGATTCGGGCGGCGATTGCTTTGTCCTCGTCATAGCCCATGTGGCTGAGCAAAATGAACTTGTTTATGCCTTGAATCTTGTACTTATTGATCTCGGTTTGAATGCTGGAATCCAGCGGCTTCATCTTGATTTGATCGCCCGGTGAGCTGATTGAAAGCAAGTCGGGAGTCATCACCCCGATGAGAGCGATACGCTCGCCACTGACATTCAGAATCGTCGATGGGCGGACGAAATTTCGCACATTGGGTTCGTTCGTGAAATCAAGATTGCAGCAAACCACGGGGAACTGGACCGTTCGGAGGAAAGGCGCAAGGCCAACAGGACCATCGTCAAATTCATGGTTGCCCAATGTCATTGCATCGTAGCCGCAGATATTCATGAGTAAGGCATCTGCTGCCCCTCGGTAGACGTTGTAGTAAAGCGTGCCTTGGAAGGAATCGCCAGCGTTCAGGACAACAACGTTCTTGTCCAGCGTTCGGTATCGCTTGAGGAGCGTCGCGACCCGCGCATAGCCTCCGTACGGCTTCTTCGAGATCATCGCCGGTTCAACTCGGCTATGGATATCGTTCGTGTGCAGCACCGTCAGCGAAAATGCGGGCTCGGCGGCCTGCGAAATCGGTGCCAACAGCACCATGCCAAATGCTAGAAAACTTGCTAGCTTCATGGCCCAAGTATAGCCTTGCGTCACAGGGGTTGATGTTAAAAGTAATTCCCGTTGAACATTCGCGCTCGCAATCTGCGTCGTACAATTGCTATCATTAAAGTTTCCAACGAGTAGCCGATCAAATGCAGAATCAGAACACTCCTCCGCCACAA encodes the following:
- a CDS encoding 5'-nucleotidase C-terminal domain-containing protein gives rise to the protein MKLASFLAFGMVLLAPISQAAEPAFSLTVLHTNDIHSRVEPAMISKKPYGGYARVATLLKRYRTLDKNVVVLNAGDSFQGTLYYNVYRGAADALLMNICGYDAMTLGNHEFDDGPVGLAPFLRTVQFPVVCCNLDFTNEPNVRNFVRPSTILNVSGERIALIGVMTPDLLSISSPGDQIKMKPLDSSIQTEINKYKIQGINKFILLSHMGYDEDKAIAARIPDLDMIVGGHSHSYLGNAQIPGLPAPIGPYPTLVGNTVIVQAWEWAKLLGRIKVDFDASGKVVGTRDGAPIVVDSTVPEDQMVKSAIVALRKPIEALQSQPVGFTQNGLDRGSTPELPIGSVIADAQLAAMKKAGAVAAFMNRGGVRAPIEPGEITYGEVISVQPFGNTLVVIDLTGKEIQDMLEVGTSKGLVQVSAGFFYSVAGQKVTSMTLNGAPVQLDKTYRVVVNNFMARGGDGFVSLQNAKGYRLDTGVLDLDVLIDYLKANNPTDIKIGSRIKASN